A genomic region of Cyprinus carpio isolate SPL01 chromosome B13, ASM1834038v1, whole genome shotgun sequence contains the following coding sequences:
- the adam8a gene encoding disintegrin and metalloproteinase domain-containing protein 8a encodes MRYTGLFISLLSFVYTWENLEAALPHVMRYDVIRLRPQALKERARRSASSLKIYPEQLEYDFAVDGRNYTISLHKNRELLGKHYTLSHYTKDGISETKSSDNIDHCYYHGHVHNFEESSVSVGLCSGMEGFLRVKNQVYLIEPLEESLDGDHAIYKQEHLRTKQGAFGYINDTVYNLGPKSSGLYKGKNMKNKAPSGGQRIVEMFLVIDYTEYNKFKSLKKIEERMTLVANHVDKLYRPLNIRVRLVGLEIWSNRNLIDVSNIPNITLERFLQWRQDRLLKRKKHDNAHFVTAVDFEGTTVGLATMNAMCSPSSGAVNEDHNINPIAVASTIAHEMGHNLGMSHDYSNCACSSDKGCVMSDTIGYVYPDSFSTCSQSSLREFLQNYDTSCLLDVPDEGEVYGGPVCGNAFVEKGEECDCGTVEECNNPCCNATTCRLTEGAHCAHGECCHNCQLKHSDSLCRKSAHDCDLDEYCTGVSAFCPEDEYKMNGLPCNYNQGYCYNGQCPTHKEHCKMLWGSNAEVDADTCFSYNVYDRTSKSAEHMMCGKIYCYGGNNFPITNEKFVVTIHSKTCYIAVDSSPTDDLGMVPVGTKCGSNKVCYHNLCQDINIYGTENCSDKCNSRGVCNHERKCHCDPGWAPPNCDVQFNNNQSELRKESVIIGVTASVVILGLIIIIGALVFHRNKITEFRKKRSLKDIHTSSGQCNLAFQPGSAKNSPRFTQSRISQPAFLESSTTLACKPLYSPATPSRPAPMPPKNAPQTRTEQVVYPPGPPPDISRNIHPVQAKPLLPPTKPLPPSKPLPPLASKPVTKSKPPPMPPVKPTGMQPAFSPPQVIQKVALKPPVKPR; translated from the exons ATGCGATACACTGGATTATTTATATCACTGCTTTCTTTTGTTTATACATGGG AGAATCTGGAGGCAGCTTTACCTCATGTGATGCGCTATGATGTGATCCGACTCCGACCTCAGGCACTGAAAGAGCGAGCGAGGAGGAGCGCCTCTTCTCTCAAG ATATATCCTGAACAACTTGAATATGATTTTGCGGTAGACGGGAGGAACTACACAATTTCTTTGCACAAAAATAG ggAGCTTTTAGGAAAACATTACACCCTCTCACATTATACCAAAGATGGGATTTCAGAGACAAAGTCTTCAGACAATATT GATCACTGCTACTATCACGGACACGTCCATAATTTTGAGGAATCTTCAGTCAGTGTTGGACTTTGCTCTGGCATGGA AGGGTTTCTGAGGGTCAAAAATCAAGTTTACTTGATTGAGCCACTAGAAGAGTCTTTGGATGGTGACCATGCAATTTATAAGCAAGAGCATTTAAGGACCAAGCAAGGGGCCTTTGGATATATTAATGACACAGTCTATAACCTTGGTCCAAAGTCTAGTGGGCTGTATAAAGGCAAAAATATG AAAAACAAAGCCCCCAGTGGAGGACAGCGGATTGTTGAGATGTTTTTGGTCATTGATTATACAGAG TACAacaagtttaaaagtttaaagaaGATTGAAGAAAGAATGACGTTGGTCGCAAATCACGTGGACAAG CTTTACCGGCCTTTAAACATACGTGTCAGGTTGGTTGGACTTGAGATTTGGTCTAATAGAAACTTGATTGATGTCAGCAATATTCCAAACATTACTCTGGAACGATTTTTACAATGGCGTCAGGATAGACTGCTCAAGAGGAAGAAGCATGACAATGCCCATTTTGTTAC TGCTGTAGATTTTGAAGGAACAACAGTTGGGTTGGCCACAATGAATGCTATGTGCTCACCATCCTCTGGGGCTGTAAATGAG gaCCATAATATAAATCCCATCGCAGTGGCTTCTACCATTGCCCATGAAATGGGACATAATCTGGGCATGTCACATGATTATTCAAACTGTGCATGCTCCTCTGACAAGGGCTGCGTTATGTCAGACACTATTGG GTATGTTTACCCTGATTCCTTTAGTACTTGCAGTCAATCATCCTTAAGGGAGTTTTTGCAGAACTATGACACCAGCTGTCTACTAGATGTGCCAGATGAGGGTGAAGTATATGGAGGCCCAGTTTGTGGAAATGCTTTTGTTGAAAAAGGCGAGGAATGTGACTGCGGAACTGTTGAG gAATGTAACAATCCCTGCTGCAATGCCACCACGTGTCGACTGACCGAAGGTGCCCACTGTGCACATGGAGAGTGCTGCCATAATTGCCAG CTGAAACATTCCGATAGCCTGTGCAGAAAGAGTGCTCACGACTGCGATTTGGACGAGTACTGTACAGGAGTGTCAGCCTTCTGTCCTGAAGATGAATATAAGATGAATGGACTCCCTTGCAATTATAACCAGGGCTACTGTTACAATGGACAATGTCCTACACATAAGGAGCACTGCAAGATGCTTTGGGGATCAA ACGCTGAAGTGGATGCTGACACCTGCTTTAGTTATAATGTATATGACAGAACCTCCAAGAGTGCTGA GCACATGATGTGTGGGAAAATATACTGTTATGGTGGGAATAATTTCCCCATAACCAATGAAAAATTTGTAgtaacaattcattcaaaaacctgCTACATAGCTGTGGATTCCTCGCCCACAGATGACTTAGGAATGGTTCCAGTAGGCACCAAATGTGGCAGTAATAAG GTGTGTTACCACAACCTTTGCCAAGACATTAATATATACGGCACTGAGAACTGCTCTGATAAATGCAACAGTCGTGGg GTGTGTAACCATGAGAGGAAGTGTCACTGTGATCCAGGCTGGGCACCACCCAATTGTGATGTTCAATTCAACAATAATCAATCAGAAT TGAGAAAAGAATCTGTTATAATTGGTGTGACTGCATCTGTAGTCATTCTTGGATTGATCATTATTATTGGAGCACTTGTGTTTCACAGgaacaaaataacagaatttagaAAGAAAAG GTCTTTGAAGGACATCCACACTTCCTCAGGCCAGTGTAATCTGGCATTCCAACCAGGAAGTGCAAAGAACAGCCCCAGATTCACACAATCACGCATAAGTCAACCAGCTTTCCTTGAGTCATCCACTACTCTGGCCTGCAAACCTCTCTATTCTCCAGCTACACCCTCTAGACCAGCACCAATG CCTCCGAAGAATGCACCACAAACTAGGACAGAACAGGTAGTTTATCCTC CCGGCCCACCTCCTGATATTTCCAGAAACATTCATCCTGTTCAG GCAAAGCCCCTACTTCCACCAACTAAACCACTCCCTCCATCAAAACCATTGCCACCACTGGCATCTAAACCT GTGACAAAATCAAAACCACCTCCAATGCCTCCTGTGAAGCCCACTGGGATGCAGCCAGCATTCAGTCCACCTCAG GTAATCCAGAAAGTTGCACTGAAACCTCCTGTTAAGCCCAGATga